In the genome of Sinorhizobium chiapasense, the window ACATCGCGCCACCGACGGACCTGGTCGAGGCGATGGCCCGGCAGATGAAGGCGGAACGCGAAAAGCGCGCGCAGGTGCTGGAGGCGGAAGGTGCCCGCAACGCGCAGATCCTGCGCGCCGAGGGCGCCAAGCAATCCGCAATCCTCGAGGCCGAGGGCCAGCGCGAAGCCGCCTATCGCGAGGCGGAGGCGCGGGAGCGCCTGGCGGAAGCAGAAGCCAAGGCGACCCGCATGGTATCCGAAGCGATCGCCGCCGGAGACGTGCAGGCGATCAACTACTTCGTCGCGCAGAAGTATACCGAGGCGCTCGCTTCGATCGGCACGGCGAACAACCAGAAGATCGTGCTGATGCCGATGGAGGCCTCCTCGCTGATCGGCTCGCTCGGCGGTATCGGTGCCATCGCGAGGGAAGTCTTCGGCGATGGCCAGCCGCCTGGCTCGCCGCGCCCACGCCAGTCGACGCCGCGCACGGGTCCGGCCGCCAATTCCTCCGAAACGACTTCTTGAAGGGCGTCGCCATGATCGCACGCGTCGTCCTCGAACTCGGCCCCTGGAGCTGGTGGGTGCTCGGCCTCGTCCTGCTGGCAGCGGAATTGGTGCTGCCCGGCGTCTTTCTCGTCTGGATCGCGCTCGCAGCCCTTGCCACCGGCATCCTCTCGCTCCTGCTGTGGGAAGCGTCCTTCTG includes:
- a CDS encoding SPFH domain-containing protein; protein product: MGGMDIAVIAFVVLVVLVLFAGIKTVPQGYLYTVERFGRYTKTMEPGLNLIIPFIDRIGAKMNVMEQVLDVPTQEVITKDNASVSADAVAFYQVLNPAQAAYQVAHLENALLNLTMTNIRSVMGSMDLDELLSNRDAINDRLLRVVDEAANPWGIKITRVEIKDIAPPTDLVEAMARQMKAEREKRAQVLEAEGARNAQILRAEGAKQSAILEAEGQREAAYREAEARERLAEAEAKATRMVSEAIAAGDVQAINYFVAQKYTEALASIGTANNQKIVLMPMEASSLIGSLGGIGAIAREVFGDGQPPGSPRPRQSTPRTGPAANSSETTS